A genomic window from Hypomesus transpacificus isolate Combined female chromosome 15, fHypTra1, whole genome shotgun sequence includes:
- the LOC124477972 gene encoding odorant receptor 131-2-like, which translates to MSDSVVVVQMLIGIFLSVNFLLIFTFFKRGIFHRTARYILFAHILMVDSLFLIMTNILLLLYIFTITMPVWLCLVICFPVSMLNFLTPLTLTAMSLERYVAICMPLRHGQLSTPRRAIHCIFIIHSLSSIQAIIITSIFIASVPPGFYIQYRLCSVEMLIILYTWQSHIRSAINQLYFLVMSLTIVFTYVKIMSVAKEASVENKTSTSKGLRTVILHGVQLILCLIQFWCPFVETAIRQLDLTWYRHVTYFDYIVFFLAPRCLSSLVYGLRDERFYRALRYVLFCDLNKKMNPKFDP; encoded by the coding sequence ATGAGTGACAGCGTCGTAGTAGTGCAGATGTTGATTGGaatcttcctgtctgtcaactTCCTGCTCATCTTCACGTTCTTCAAAAGAGGCATCTTTCACAGAACTGCACGTTATATCTTATTTGCTCACATACTGATGGTTGACAGTCTGTTTCTGATTATGACTAACATCCTTCTTCTCTTATACATATTCACAATCACTATGCCAGTTTGGTTGTGTCTAGTTATTTGTTTTCCAGTGTCTATGTTGAACTTTCTCACTCCACTAACCCTGACAGCCATGAGTCTGGAGCGCTACGTGGCTATCTGCATGCCACTGCGACATGGACAGCTTTCTACTCCTCGCAGAGCTATACACTGTATCTTCATCATCCACAGCCTCAGCTCCATACAGGCCATCATAATCACTTCTATCTTTATTGCCTCTGTTCCTCCTGGCTTCTATATACAATACAGGTTGTGTTCTGTGGAGATGCTCATTATCCTCTACACCTGGCAAAGTCACATCAGGTCTGCTATAAACCAGCTTTATTTCCTTGTAATGTCTTTAACGATTGTGTTCACCTATGTTAAAATCATGTCTGTTGCCAAAGAAGCGTCGGTAGAGAATAAGACATCCACCTCCAAAGGTCTTAGAACTGTGATCCTACATGGTGTACAGCTGATCCTCTGTCTGATTCAGTTCTGGTGCCCCTTTGTCGAAACTGCTATTCGGCAACTTGATTTGACATGGTATCGTCATGTCACTTACTTTGATTATATTGTTTTTTTCCTGGCTCCAAGGTGTCTGAGTTCACTTGTTTATGGTCTAAGGGATGAAAGGTTTTACCGTGCACTGAGATATGTATTATTTTGTGACCTGAACAAGAAAATGAACCCTAAGTTTGATCCATAA
- the LOC124477973 gene encoding odorant receptor 131-2-like, which produces MVENNTTAARNASTSLQKAINVNVMVVQVLIGIFLSINFLLILTFFRREIFYTNARYILFAHTLLADSLFLILTDILLNLIYFRITMPAWLCLIICTVLIVLTFVTPLTLTAMSLEHYVAICMPLRYGELSTPRRAIHCIFIIHSLSSIQAIITDSMFFASVPLAFYVQYKLCTLEMLVIHPWQGHLTSAISQFYFLVMSVTIVFIYVKIMSVAKEASVENKTSTSKGLRTVILHGVQLILCLIQLWCPFVETAIIQIDLRLYIDVRYFNYIAFILAPRCLSPLVYGLRDETFYHALKEIILCGFRRKKVFV; this is translated from the coding sequence ATGGTTGAAAACAACACAACTGCTGCAAGAAATGCTAGCACATCCTTAcagaaagcaatcaatgtgAATGTCATGGTAGTGCAGGTGCTAATTGGAATATTCCTGTCTATCAATTTCCTGCTCATCTTAACTTTCTTCAGAAGAGAAATATTTTACACAAATGCACGCTATATCTTATTCGCTCATACACTGCTGGCTGACAGTCTTTTCCTGATTCTGACTGACATCCTTCTGAACCTGATCTATTTCAGAATCACTATGCCAGCTTGGTTGTGTCTAATCATTTGTACTGTATTGATTGTGTTGACCTTTGTCACTCCTCTAACCCTGACAGCCATGAGTCTGGAGCACTACGTGGCTATCTGCATGCCCCTGCGATATGGAGAGCTTTCTACTCCTCGCAGAGCTATACACTGTATCTTTATCATCCACAGCCTCAGCTCCATACAGGCCATCATAACAGATTCTATGTTCTTTGCCTCTGTTCCTCTTGCCTTCTACGTGCAATACAAGTTGTGTACTTTGGAGATGCTTGTGATCCATCCGTGGCAGGGTCACCTCACATCTGCTATAAGCCAGTTCTACTTCCTAGTCATGTCTGTCACAATTGTTTTCATTTATGTTAAAATCATGTCTGTTGCCAAAGAAGCGTCGGTAGAGAATAAGACATCCACCTCCAAAGGTCTCAGAACTGTGATCCTACATGGTGTACAGCTGATCCTCTGTCTGATACAGTTATGGTGCCCCTTCGTTGAGACTGCTATAATACAGATAGATTTGAGATTGTATATTGATGTCAGGTACTTTAATTACATTGCTTTTATTCTGGCCCCAAGGTGTCTCAGTCCACTGGTTTATGGCCTGAGGGATGAAACGTTTTACCATGCACTGAAAGAGATTATATTGTGTGggttcagaagaaaaaaagtatttgtatAA
- the LOC124477977 gene encoding LOW QUALITY PROTEIN: odorant receptor 131-2-like (The sequence of the model RefSeq protein was modified relative to this genomic sequence to represent the inferred CDS: substituted 1 base at 1 genomic stop codon), with protein MIENNTTAASNASTSLQKAINVNVMVVQVLIGIFLSINFLLILTFFRREIFYTNARYILFAHTLLADSLYLILTDILLNLIYFRITMPAWLCLIICTVLLLLTFVTPLTLTAMSLERYVAICMPLXHGELSTPRRAIHCIFIIHSLSSIQAIITDSMFFASVPLAFYVQFKSCSVEMLVIHPWQSHLTSAISQFYFLVMSVTIVFIYVKIMSVAKEASVENKTSTSKGLRTVILHGVQLILCLIQLWCPFVETAIIQIDLRLYIDVRYFNYIAFILAPRCLSPLVYGLRDETFYHALKEIIFCGFRRIPLFV; from the coding sequence ATGATTGAAAACAACACAACTGCTGCAAGCAATGCTAGCACATCCTTAcagaaagcaatcaatgtgAATGTCATGGTAGTGCAGGTGCTAATTGGAATATTCCTGTCTATCAATTTCCTGCTCATCTTAACTTTCTTCAGAAGAGAAATATTTTACACAAATGCACGCTATATCTTATTTGCTCATACACTGCTGGCTGACAGTCTGTACCTGATTCTGACTGACATCCTTCTGAACCTGATCTATTTCAGAATCACTATGCCAGCTTGGTTGTGTCTAATAATTTGTACTGTATTACTTCTGTTGACCTTTGTCACTCCTCTAACCCTGACAGCCATGAGTCTGGAGCGCTACGTGGCTATCTGCATGCCCCTGTGACATGGAGAGCTTTCTACTCCTCGCAGAGCTATACACTGTATCTTTATCATCCACAGCCTCAGCTCCATACAGGCCATCATAACAGATTCTATGTTCTTTGCCTCTGTTCCTCTTGCCTTCTATGTGCAATTCAAGTCGTGTTCTGTGGAGATGCTTGTGATCCATCCATGGCAGAGTCACCTCACGTCTGCCATCAGCCAGTTCTACTTCCTAGTCATGTCTGTCACAATTGTGTTCATTTATGTTAAAATCATGTCTGTTGCCAAAGAAGCGTCGGTAGAGAATAAGACATCCACCTCCAAAGGTCTCAGAACTGTGATCCTACATGGTGTACAGCTGATCCTCTGTCTGATACAGTTATGGTGCCCCTTTGTTGAGACTGCTATAATACAGATAGATTTGAGATTGTATATTGATGTCAGGTACTTTAATTACATTGCTTTTATTCTGGCCCCAAGGTGTCTCAGTCCACTGGTTTATGGCCTGAGGGATGAAACGTTTTACCATGCACTGAAAGAGATTATATTTTGTGGGTTCAGAAGAATACCTTTATTTGTATGA